The following are encoded together in the Phragmitibacter flavus genome:
- the surE gene encoding 5'/3'-nucleotidase SurE — MHFLLTNDDGIDAPGLAALSQAVGLIRGATFTIVAPATEQSECGHRLTTRVPLILQQLDEHRYSLNGSPADCTRVALHHLKLKPDWVFAGINSGGNMGQDLAVSGTVAAVREAAYHDVPAAAFSHYLIREIELDWSRAARWVAELITTRLLPTSPPIGQFYNFNLPHHPPGALSLPGVVESAPARSPLPVVYAPLTLADGTTQLMYGGRYPDRGRDPGSDVEACFSGHVSMSTLHLPS, encoded by the coding sequence ATGCATTTTTTACTCACGAATGACGACGGTATTGACGCCCCGGGCCTGGCGGCCCTTTCACAGGCGGTCGGATTGATCCGTGGTGCCACGTTCACCATCGTCGCGCCCGCCACCGAGCAGTCGGAGTGCGGACACCGCCTCACCACGCGGGTGCCATTGATCCTCCAGCAATTGGACGAACACCGCTACAGCCTCAACGGAAGCCCGGCAGACTGCACCCGGGTCGCCTTGCATCATTTAAAATTGAAGCCCGACTGGGTGTTTGCCGGCATCAACTCGGGTGGCAACATGGGTCAGGACCTGGCAGTGTCCGGCACCGTGGCCGCGGTTCGTGAAGCGGCCTATCATGACGTGCCCGCAGCAGCGTTTTCCCATTATCTGATTCGCGAAATTGAACTCGATTGGTCAAGGGCCGCCCGCTGGGTCGCCGAGCTGATCACCACGCGACTTCTTCCTACCTCACCCCCAATCGGCCAGTTCTACAACTTCAATCTGCCTCATCATCCGCCCGGAGCCCTGTCCTTGCCTGGCGTCGTGGAAAGCGCCCCCGCCCGATCGCCACTGCCTGTGGTGTATGCCCCGCTCACTCTGGCCGATGGCACCACTCAATTGATGTATGGAGGCCGTTATCCCGACCGCGGGCGCGATCCCGGTTCCGATGTGGAAGCGTGTTTTTCAGGCCATGTTTCGATGAGCACCCTGCATCTTCCAAGTTAA
- a CDS encoding DUF1318 domain-containing protein, with protein MPGLFLASCSLPAISLSTPEPIKVDVTMRLDVYQYKGDEPSAPDAANVSYEEAVERQRNRMAEIQKLKDNRLVGEDHRGLLHLREKPAGDWGDYVERTVNAENEDRTLMMRREAKDSNRALHEVQDEQWKLRTDKAYEGEWIELPEATGNGFRWTQSQGPKLKKPAGADAGAG; from the coding sequence ATGCCCGGGCTGTTTTTGGCTTCGTGTTCGTTGCCCGCGATCAGCCTGTCGACTCCCGAGCCCATCAAGGTCGACGTCACGATGCGGCTGGATGTCTATCAATACAAAGGCGACGAACCTTCCGCACCCGATGCGGCCAATGTCAGTTATGAGGAGGCGGTGGAGCGTCAGCGCAATCGCATGGCCGAAATCCAAAAGCTCAAGGACAACCGTCTGGTGGGGGAGGATCATCGCGGCCTGCTGCACCTGCGCGAGAAGCCGGCCGGCGACTGGGGCGATTATGTGGAGCGGACCGTCAACGCGGAGAACGAGGACCGCACTTTGATGATGCGTCGCGAGGCGAAGGACAGCAATCGGGCCCTGCATGAGGTCCAGGACGAGCAGTGGAAACTGCGCACCGACAAGGCCTATGAAGGCGAATGGATCGAACTGCCTGAGGCAACCGGGAATGGGTTTCGCTGGACCCAATCCCAGGGACCAAAGCTGAAGAAACCAGCGGGTGCGGATGCGGGTGCAGGTTAA
- a CDS encoding AlkZ-related protein yields the protein MKIKTLEQAHKFVLKVKVCLIFGSKKSTLPSLWDMVDLPGRQPGQKGWGRKVEAIWAWKNELPAQFPSEIFYGKLPGGLAVLMCTQYLREEHYPQHHKPVSDCGPLARRAYELIRRESRTTAELRRELSTLGGVSKSRIDTALVELQVTLNIVRSNAPGLKTDTWLPFFEQHPEFLSDD from the coding sequence ATGAAAATCAAAACCCTCGAACAGGCCCACAAGTTTGTCTTGAAGGTGAAAGTCTGCCTCATTTTTGGTTCAAAAAAATCCACGCTCCCCAGTCTCTGGGATATGGTCGACCTTCCGGGACGCCAGCCAGGTCAAAAAGGATGGGGACGGAAGGTGGAAGCGATCTGGGCATGGAAAAATGAACTGCCAGCCCAGTTTCCTTCCGAGATATTTTATGGGAAATTGCCAGGTGGTCTGGCGGTGTTGATGTGCACTCAATACCTTCGCGAAGAACATTATCCGCAGCATCACAAGCCGGTCTCTGATTGCGGCCCGCTGGCCCGTCGTGCTTATGAACTGATTCGCCGCGAATCACGCACCACCGCCGAATTACGACGGGAGCTTTCGACGTTGGGTGGGGTGAGCAAAAGCCGGATCGACACCGCGCTGGTGGAGTTGCAGGTGACACTGAACATCGTGCGATCCAATGCTCCGGGTTTGAAGACGGACACGTGGCTGCCGTTTTTTGAGCAGCACCCGGAGTTTCTGTCGGACGACTGA
- a CDS encoding sulfurtransferase, translating into MSTKFASYAHPDALVDTDWLAANLDNPAIRIVESNEDLLLYDTGHIPGAVHIDWRRDLNDETVRDYVDPEGFTKLVRQHGITPDTTVIFYGDKNNWWATYAMWVFQLFGHTNAKLLDGGRAKWIAEGRATNRAVPNFEPSEYPQPATRNDEEHRAYFDQALAHHRAKKPLIDVRSPKEFSGEVTHMPEYPQEGVLRGGHIPGAKSQPWATAANPDGTFKTFEELQQIYATNLGLKKDDDIIAYCRIGERSSHTWFVLKYLLGYEKVRNYDGSWTEWGNMVRVPVEKGM; encoded by the coding sequence ATGAGCACCAAATTCGCTTCCTACGCCCACCCTGACGCCCTCGTCGACACCGACTGGCTCGCCGCCAATCTAGACAATCCCGCCATCCGCATCGTCGAAAGCAACGAAGATCTGCTCCTTTATGACACCGGCCACATCCCCGGTGCGGTGCACATCGACTGGCGGCGTGATCTCAACGATGAAACCGTGCGCGACTACGTCGACCCGGAAGGATTCACCAAACTCGTCCGCCAGCATGGCATCACCCCCGACACCACCGTCATTTTCTATGGTGACAAAAACAACTGGTGGGCGACCTACGCCATGTGGGTGTTTCAACTTTTTGGCCACACCAACGCCAAACTTCTTGATGGAGGTCGTGCGAAATGGATCGCCGAAGGACGCGCCACCAACCGTGCCGTGCCAAACTTCGAACCCAGCGAATACCCGCAACCCGCAACTCGCAACGACGAAGAGCATCGCGCGTATTTCGATCAGGCCCTCGCCCATCATCGCGCCAAAAAACCTTTGATCGATGTCCGCAGCCCCAAAGAATTTAGCGGTGAAGTCACCCACATGCCCGAGTATCCGCAGGAAGGTGTTCTTCGCGGCGGACACATCCCCGGTGCCAAAAGTCAACCCTGGGCCACCGCCGCCAATCCGGATGGCACCTTCAAAACCTTTGAAGAACTCCAGCAGATCTACGCAACCAATCTGGGTCTGAAAAAAGACGACGACATCATCGCCTACTGCCGCATCGGCGAGCGCTCCAGCCACACCTGGTTCGTCTTGAAATACCTGCTCGGCTACGAGAAAGTCCGCAACTACGACGGTTCCTGGACCGAGTGGGGCAACATGGTCCGTGTTCCTGTAGAGAAGGGTATGTAG
- a CDS encoding RluA family pseudouridine synthase: MQRHRFDFTVLDETDTYLVVDKPAPLQIHPSKPRDAGLTLWDGLRHLLCFELSNGGQISIINRLDRETSGLVLVAKTSATARRFGKAMLRRQIHKSYLALVHGWPAWEDLTEMSPILRAGDVQDSPIYVKQIVHENGQACHSEFRVRQRFEHRGEPFALVEATPHSGRMHQLRVHLSHNGHPVVGDKLYGTDETLYLAIVGQGWTAELASKLLMPRQALHSHQLKLEDEYGTLSWSAPLPQDMSDFIIQG, translated from the coding sequence ATGCAGCGCCATCGTTTTGATTTTACCGTGTTGGATGAAACCGACACTTATCTGGTGGTCGACAAACCCGCTCCGCTGCAAATTCATCCCAGCAAACCGCGTGATGCGGGCCTCACACTATGGGACGGACTGCGGCATCTGCTGTGTTTTGAACTCAGCAACGGCGGACAAATCTCCATCATCAACCGTCTCGACCGCGAAACCAGCGGTCTGGTGCTGGTAGCCAAAACCAGCGCGACCGCGCGCCGATTCGGCAAAGCCATGTTGCGCCGGCAAATCCACAAAAGTTATCTGGCTCTGGTGCACGGCTGGCCCGCTTGGGAAGACCTCACCGAGATGTCTCCGATTCTTCGCGCTGGCGACGTGCAAGACTCTCCCATCTACGTGAAACAAATCGTGCATGAAAACGGGCAGGCCTGTCACAGCGAATTTCGGGTGCGGCAGCGTTTTGAACATCGCGGAGAACCGTTTGCCTTGGTCGAAGCGACTCCCCATAGCGGTCGCATGCATCAATTGCGGGTGCATCTTTCCCACAATGGCCATCCGGTCGTGGGAGACAAACTGTATGGCACGGACGAGACTCTCTATCTGGCGATTGTCGGACAAGGTTGGACGGCTGAACTGGCCTCCAAGCTTTTGATGCCGCGTCAAGCGCTGCATTCGCACCAGCTCAAGCTGGAGGACGAATATGGCACCCTCTCTTGGAGTGCACCATTGCCGCAGGACATGAGCGACTTCATCATTCAGGGCTAG
- a CDS encoding glycosyltransferase family 2 protein → MSERIAVIIPCYNHAAYIGAAIESVLAQSRRADRILVIDDGSKDGSEKVVMQYLPHGVEMWGRENRGAHCTLNELVRQAAKDCEFVQILNSDDRLLPDRLEFCLQKANQFAAKSVFATGLQVIDGAGQIMPPDAPRARWFHGAWSLGQQDGITLQEWLGQANFVATTTNVFARTEYLLGNPFRPYRYNHDYFFLATAALENQLSVDPAVHVEYRVHGSNTIATKPAPLMREMLRLHLDLYRTHAAALRERPSMRHRFFDFVRGSCSSISSLHEGMLQVALAQLITSQSDEQIELLCAGLNGPEFEVFPNHTLAGAYDGKNNLNAGVVLGKRLETLKEEMVRVKLDRDSLEKIARCRQKLLKCPWVRFGLFLGIGRPLTANMGKNVTEKLLYLSTTCRNHWWLRLGAKLRFPLSRELREGDY, encoded by the coding sequence ATGTCCGAGCGAATCGCTGTCATCATCCCCTGTTACAATCACGCAGCCTACATCGGCGCGGCCATCGAATCTGTTCTTGCTCAGAGTCGCAGGGCCGACCGTATTTTGGTGATCGATGATGGCTCGAAGGATGGTTCCGAAAAAGTCGTGATGCAATACCTGCCGCATGGGGTGGAGATGTGGGGTCGTGAGAACCGGGGTGCGCACTGCACGTTGAACGAACTGGTGCGTCAGGCGGCCAAGGATTGTGAGTTCGTCCAAATCCTCAATTCTGACGACCGCCTGCTGCCCGACCGGTTGGAATTTTGTCTGCAAAAGGCCAATCAGTTTGCCGCGAAATCCGTTTTTGCCACGGGCCTGCAAGTGATTGATGGAGCGGGGCAAATCATGCCGCCTGATGCACCGCGCGCACGCTGGTTCCATGGGGCCTGGAGCCTTGGACAACAGGACGGCATCACCCTGCAAGAATGGCTGGGCCAGGCCAACTTTGTCGCCACCACCACCAACGTTTTTGCGCGCACCGAATACCTGTTGGGAAATCCGTTCCGGCCTTATCGTTATAATCACGACTACTTTTTCCTGGCGACTGCAGCGTTGGAGAACCAGCTCAGCGTGGACCCGGCGGTGCATGTGGAATACCGGGTTCACGGTAGCAACACCATTGCCACCAAACCCGCGCCATTGATGCGGGAAATGTTGAGGCTGCATCTCGACCTCTACCGCACCCACGCTGCGGCGCTGCGTGAGCGTCCCTCGATGAGGCACCGCTTTTTTGATTTTGTCCGTGGTTCGTGCAGCAGCATCAGCAGTCTTCACGAAGGCATGTTGCAGGTGGCGCTGGCGCAGTTGATCACCAGCCAGAGCGATGAGCAGATTGAACTGCTTTGTGCAGGGCTCAATGGTCCGGAGTTTGAGGTGTTTCCCAATCACACGCTGGCCGGGGCTTACGATGGCAAAAACAATCTCAACGCCGGCGTGGTGCTTGGAAAGCGATTGGAAACCCTCAAGGAAGAGATGGTGCGGGTGAAGCTCGACCGCGACAGTCTCGAAAAGATTGCCCGCTGTCGGCAGAAGCTTTTGAAGTGTCCGTGGGTGCGGTTCGGACTGTTCCTTGGCATCGGCAGGCCGCTCACTGCCAACATGGGCAAAAACGTTACCGAGAAACTGCTTTATTTGAGCACCACCTGTCGCAATCACTGGTGGTTGCGACTGGGGGCCAAGCTGCGCTTTCCGCTTTCCAGGGAACTTCGCGAAGGGGATTATTGA
- a CDS encoding glycosyltransferase family 4 protein, translating to MPARIAYLYSRYPVVSQTFCDSEMLALEALGFELEVVSLNPPPDSFRHERLDRLQAEIHYPAPDAVLNAQAATTEFEAALGPLIREHDEKYGKGFKAEIRARNAWHAAKRLRKLGIGHVHVHFANRATHSALFLKRLGFTFSFTAHAQDFMVDLGSDDLLREMVDEAAFVVTVSDFSRQLLLSMCPGHDAKTVRIYNGIELNDFPYANARDEGALRVVSVGRLIEFKGFQHLIGAVRLLKDQGVNIQARIVGEGPLRASLEALIASQEVASQVTLLGPLSQENIKRELAAAHVFVHPGIVDQKGASDILPTVITEAMACCLPVVSTTVAGIPEMVVHGETGLLTEPGDERQLADALIQMMRHPSQRREMGRAGRCRAETRFMLDGGDGGGTARQIAQLFERTMEGREEAPRVMAPVAYFIEAGDLYEVGDLPVDERLRCIAAGVEKKSALPAHDMEYVPDAVVLESLWLRYSYWRQQVEKLRSQFGDAITGENFYRDVRRAFWLAENLPKRGVKHLHAFRSNALVTVWLWNKITGLSISAAIEENPTLSRSLLQKLLAEIELTSIADPKLADASGADALQLLHPPDHRTIQMGPIKLKKRVVVAKVDRKPVEKAWLERILQHLHA from the coding sequence ATGCCTGCCCGCATTGCCTATCTTTACAGTCGTTATCCGGTGGTTTCCCAGACTTTTTGCGATTCAGAAATGCTGGCGCTGGAAGCCCTTGGCTTTGAGCTTGAGGTGGTTTCGTTGAATCCGCCGCCGGACTCGTTTCGGCATGAGCGGCTTGATCGCCTGCAGGCGGAGATTCATTATCCGGCCCCTGATGCGGTGTTGAACGCGCAGGCGGCAACGACTGAATTTGAGGCGGCGCTGGGGCCGTTGATCCGGGAGCATGATGAGAAATACGGCAAGGGTTTCAAGGCGGAAATCCGCGCCCGCAATGCCTGGCACGCGGCGAAACGGTTGAGGAAGCTGGGAATTGGTCACGTGCATGTTCACTTTGCCAACCGGGCCACGCACTCGGCACTTTTCCTCAAGAGGTTGGGATTCACGTTCAGCTTCACGGCCCATGCCCAGGATTTCATGGTGGATCTGGGCAGCGACGACCTGTTGCGCGAGATGGTGGATGAGGCGGCTTTTGTGGTGACGGTGAGCGATTTTTCGCGGCAGTTGCTGCTGTCGATGTGTCCCGGCCACGACGCGAAGACGGTGCGCATTTACAACGGCATCGAATTGAACGATTTTCCTTATGCGAACGCTCGCGATGAGGGAGCATTGCGGGTGGTCAGTGTGGGTCGGTTGATCGAGTTCAAAGGGTTTCAGCATTTGATTGGCGCGGTGCGATTGTTGAAAGACCAGGGGGTGAATATTCAGGCCCGCATTGTTGGGGAAGGTCCGCTCCGGGCCAGTTTGGAGGCGTTGATTGCCAGTCAAGAAGTGGCTTCCCAAGTGACGCTGCTTGGTCCGCTGAGTCAGGAAAACATCAAAAGGGAGCTGGCGGCGGCCCATGTTTTTGTGCATCCGGGCATTGTTGATCAGAAGGGGGCGTCTGACATTTTGCCGACGGTGATCACGGAGGCCATGGCCTGCTGTCTGCCAGTGGTGAGCACGACGGTGGCCGGCATTCCTGAAATGGTGGTGCATGGCGAAACCGGGCTTCTCACCGAACCAGGAGATGAGCGGCAACTGGCGGATGCGTTGATACAGATGATGAGGCATCCGTCCCAGCGGCGCGAAATGGGAAGGGCTGGCCGGTGCCGCGCGGAGACCCGGTTCATGTTGGATGGCGGAGATGGGGGAGGCACGGCGAGACAGATCGCGCAGTTGTTTGAACGGACGATGGAGGGTCGCGAAGAGGCGCCCCGGGTGATGGCACCGGTGGCTTATTTTATTGAAGCCGGGGATCTGTATGAGGTGGGGGATTTGCCGGTTGATGAACGGTTGCGATGCATTGCGGCGGGCGTTGAAAAGAAATCGGCATTGCCTGCCCACGACATGGAATATGTGCCCGACGCGGTGGTGCTGGAGTCCTTGTGGTTGCGTTATTCCTACTGGCGTCAGCAGGTGGAGAAACTGCGCAGCCAGTTTGGTGATGCCATCACGGGGGAGAATTTTTATCGCGATGTCCGGCGTGCTTTCTGGCTGGCGGAAAACCTGCCGAAACGAGGCGTGAAACATTTGCATGCGTTTCGCAGCAATGCACTGGTCACCGTCTGGTTGTGGAACAAAATCACCGGATTATCGATCAGTGCCGCGATTGAAGAAAATCCAACGCTCAGCCGCAGCCTGTTGCAGAAACTGCTGGCGGAGATTGAACTGACCAGCATCGCCGATCCCAAACTGGCGGACGCCTCGGGTGCCGATGCTTTGCAGTTGCTGCATCCGCCGGATCACCGCACCATCCAAATGGGGCCGATCAAGCTGAAAAAGCGGGTGGTGGTCGCGAAAGTGGATCGCAAACCCGTTGAGAAAGCTTGGTTGGAGAGGATTCTGCAACATCTCCATGCTTAG
- a CDS encoding dienelactone hydrolase family protein, whose protein sequence is MISACVIGIFASLATPISAVAKQDIVASALEYKAGKTLCEGWHAYDQAVTGKRPAVLIIHQWTGVSDNEKMRAHMLAGLGYNVLAADIYGKGIRPQPPESGKEAGKYKQDRTLYRERLLAALDTLKKDDHTDPSKVFVIGYCFGGTGALEVARSGAEVLGVVSFHGNLGTPTPQDAKNIKCPVLVCHGADDPYVPAAEVEAFKKEMDDAKVTYEFIAYPDAVHSFTQKNAGSDNSKGAAYNSRADAKSWVSMQRFFKDALENSK, encoded by the coding sequence ATGATTTCTGCCTGTGTTATCGGAATTTTTGCCTCGCTGGCCACCCCCATTTCCGCAGTTGCCAAGCAGGACATCGTCGCCAGCGCCCTCGAATACAAGGCCGGTAAAACCCTCTGCGAAGGCTGGCATGCCTACGACCAAGCGGTCACCGGCAAGCGACCCGCCGTGCTCATCATCCATCAGTGGACCGGCGTTTCCGACAACGAAAAAATGCGCGCCCACATGCTCGCCGGACTGGGTTACAACGTGCTGGCTGCCGACATTTATGGCAAAGGCATCCGCCCCCAGCCACCCGAATCCGGCAAAGAAGCCGGGAAATACAAGCAAGACCGCACCCTTTACCGCGAACGCCTGCTCGCTGCGCTCGACACCTTGAAAAAGGATGATCATACCGATCCCTCCAAGGTTTTTGTCATCGGCTACTGCTTCGGTGGCACCGGGGCTCTCGAGGTTGCCCGCAGCGGCGCTGAAGTGCTCGGCGTGGTCAGCTTCCACGGCAACCTCGGCACGCCGACTCCACAAGATGCCAAAAATATCAAGTGCCCGGTTCTCGTGTGCCACGGCGCTGACGATCCCTACGTCCCCGCCGCCGAAGTCGAAGCTTTCAAGAAGGAAATGGATGACGCCAAGGTCACCTATGAATTCATCGCCTACCCCGACGCCGTGCATAGCTTCACCCAGAAAAACGCGGGCAGCGACAACAGCAAAGGCGCCGCCTACAACTCGCGGGCGGATGCCAAGTCCTGGGTCTCCATGCAGCGTTTCTTCAAAGACGCATTGGAAAATTCCAAATAG
- a CDS encoding LamG domain-containing protein — protein MIFRNFCLVLLSISLLSSCKEEDKPREEESAKKKTSDPILEQQDKELSNKLEGFTGNHTRVVWAVQEKEDRADPFAVGKNNLLRGIDSRDGRGVRDLVENKGNYARPLLSVDGTVILYTDKNIERGEGSEKSYKPVIYRIGWEGGEGEKLADGYALDTWVDAATGIEWVYAADGLITSTRIALEAKRLIRFPLKEPGKVELVYDETPIGTDNLQLSRDGTRASGLFPWPHCGVFHIKDGKWKAEKKTTGCWPSIAPDNSGVSWVFDGGHRNGYMFADDGRPGWEMALNTDKAMKNAEVYHPRWSNHARFVAITGPYIKTKNESGSVIGKGGSKADVFVAKLNESATEVEAWFQLTDDKKGESYPDVWIAGGETVNLAGYGIGKDDGTPKVAEWPTVNEGLLLMWKDREALNSFQTRAGEKQETRLEGHGAARFGRFSELTLDGGWYEVAADSAWPVVKHVGNGGDFTLEAVVYPGAAAAEGNLWRGGGVGLKWEDGALLAGDKSGAKKSAKVLPSKAFHLLVTRKAGMMAVWVNGKSLALDQETNLALSEQSSSLVGGDWDAGLGRLAVYDLALTDEEIDRAAQAAAAHLSKLPPPPLRVIMRAKLVEESAMPTAEGIDPYTSSLVAYVYEVEEVLEGEFEDKQVLVKHWGMLGRKPVAGLPREVGKSYELIIEMESEHPYLQGERVMDDTEGGLELSPWIDVEPPRVVD, from the coding sequence ATGATATTCCGCAATTTTTGTTTGGTTCTTCTGTCAATCTCGCTGCTTTCCTCGTGCAAAGAGGAGGACAAACCGAGGGAGGAGGAGTCGGCGAAAAAGAAAACGTCTGATCCGATTCTGGAGCAGCAGGACAAGGAATTAAGTAACAAGCTTGAAGGATTTACCGGCAATCACACCCGTGTGGTCTGGGCGGTGCAGGAGAAGGAGGACAGGGCTGACCCTTTTGCCGTGGGGAAGAACAATTTGTTGCGAGGCATTGATTCCCGCGATGGCCGAGGGGTGCGTGATCTGGTGGAAAATAAAGGAAATTATGCGCGGCCTTTGCTGTCAGTCGATGGCACGGTGATTCTCTACACGGACAAGAACATCGAACGCGGGGAGGGCAGCGAGAAGAGTTACAAGCCGGTGATCTACCGCATCGGATGGGAAGGGGGCGAGGGGGAGAAACTGGCGGACGGGTATGCGTTGGACACCTGGGTGGACGCAGCGACGGGAATTGAGTGGGTGTATGCGGCGGATGGTTTGATCACTTCAACGCGCATTGCATTGGAGGCGAAACGGTTGATTCGCTTTCCCCTGAAGGAGCCGGGCAAGGTGGAGCTGGTGTATGATGAGACGCCGATCGGGACGGACAATTTGCAGTTGTCACGAGATGGGACGAGGGCGAGCGGGTTGTTTCCGTGGCCGCACTGCGGGGTTTTTCACATCAAGGACGGCAAGTGGAAGGCGGAGAAAAAAACGACCGGCTGCTGGCCATCGATCGCGCCGGACAACAGCGGGGTATCGTGGGTTTTTGATGGGGGGCATCGCAATGGATACATGTTTGCGGATGATGGGCGTCCGGGATGGGAGATGGCGTTGAACACCGACAAGGCAATGAAAAACGCGGAGGTGTATCATCCTCGATGGAGCAATCACGCGCGGTTTGTGGCGATCACAGGGCCGTATATCAAAACGAAGAATGAGTCGGGTTCAGTGATCGGCAAGGGCGGCTCGAAGGCCGATGTGTTTGTAGCGAAATTGAATGAATCGGCAACGGAAGTGGAGGCGTGGTTTCAGCTGACTGATGACAAAAAAGGGGAGTCGTATCCTGATGTGTGGATTGCGGGTGGTGAGACGGTGAATCTGGCAGGGTATGGCATTGGCAAGGATGATGGGACACCCAAAGTGGCAGAGTGGCCGACAGTGAACGAGGGGTTGTTGTTGATGTGGAAGGATCGCGAGGCTTTGAACAGTTTTCAAACGCGAGCTGGCGAGAAGCAGGAGACCCGGCTTGAGGGGCATGGTGCGGCGCGGTTTGGGCGGTTCAGTGAATTGACCCTGGACGGTGGCTGGTATGAGGTGGCGGCGGATTCGGCGTGGCCGGTGGTGAAGCATGTGGGGAACGGCGGGGATTTTACGTTGGAGGCGGTGGTTTATCCTGGCGCAGCCGCGGCAGAGGGCAACTTGTGGCGTGGCGGCGGAGTGGGGCTGAAGTGGGAGGATGGTGCCTTGCTGGCAGGGGATAAATCGGGTGCGAAGAAATCGGCCAAAGTGCTGCCTTCGAAGGCGTTTCATTTGTTGGTGACGAGAAAAGCGGGGATGATGGCCGTGTGGGTGAATGGGAAATCGTTGGCGTTGGATCAAGAGACGAATCTTGCCTTGTCAGAGCAGTCATCAAGCTTGGTGGGTGGTGATTGGGATGCGGGGCTGGGTCGGTTGGCGGTTTATGATTTGGCATTGACTGACGAGGAGATCGACCGGGCGGCGCAAGCGGCGGCGGCTCATCTCAGCAAACTCCCTCCGCCTCCGTTGCGGGTCATAATGCGGGCGAAGTTGGTCGAGGAATCAGCAATGCCAACGGCAGAAGGCATTGATCCTTACACAAGCTCGCTGGTCGCTTATGTGTATGAGGTGGAAGAGGTGCTTGAAGGGGAATTTGAAGACAAGCAGGTGCTGGTGAAGCACTGGGGCATGCTGGGTCGCAAACCGGTGGCGGGACTTCCGCGCGAGGTGGGCAAGAGTTATGAGTTGATCATCGAGATGGAGTCTGAACACCCTTATTTGCAGGGGGAACGGGTGATGGACGACACCGAGGGTGGACTCGAATTGTCGCCATGGATCGATGTGGAACCACCGCGGGTAGTGGACTGA
- the trpS gene encoding tryptophan--tRNA ligase: protein MRILSGLQPTGRLHIGNYFGMMQPALQLQHEGDAYYFIADYHSLTVIHNAAELRDNVYNLAIDFLACGLDPNKSTFFRQSDVPEHTELAWILSCVTPVPMLENAHSYKDKTARGFTPSTGLFTYPVLMAADILIYDSDIVPVGKDQKQHLEIARDIATKMNLTFGENTLKLPTARIREASAIVPGLDGQKMSKSYGNTISLFEDEKLLKKKIMRIVTDATPVEDPKPTEGSFILQLYRLVANDTEYDELVADFQRGGTGYGDFKKRLLSKLWDFFAEAREQRETILAKPGYVEDVLQHGASKARAVARQTIDRVRDAVGLSSAK, encoded by the coding sequence ATGCGCATCCTCTCAGGACTCCAACCCACCGGCCGACTTCACATCGGCAACTATTTCGGCATGATGCAACCCGCCCTGCAGCTTCAGCACGAAGGCGACGCTTATTATTTCATTGCCGACTACCACTCGCTCACCGTCATCCACAATGCCGCCGAGCTCCGCGATAATGTCTACAATCTCGCCATCGACTTCCTCGCCTGTGGACTCGACCCTAACAAGAGCACCTTTTTTCGCCAGAGCGACGTCCCCGAGCACACCGAACTCGCCTGGATTCTCTCCTGCGTCACCCCCGTTCCGATGCTCGAAAACGCGCACAGCTACAAGGACAAAACCGCCCGCGGATTCACTCCCAGCACCGGCCTTTTTACCTATCCCGTGTTGATGGCTGCCGACATTCTCATCTACGACAGCGACATCGTCCCCGTCGGCAAAGACCAGAAGCAGCACCTTGAAATCGCGCGTGACATCGCCACCAAGATGAACCTCACCTTCGGCGAAAACACCCTCAAACTCCCCACCGCCCGCATCCGCGAAGCCTCTGCCATCGTCCCCGGACTCGACGGCCAAAAAATGAGCAAAAGCTATGGCAATACCATCAGCCTTTTTGAAGACGAGAAATTACTGAAGAAAAAAATCATGCGCATCGTCACCGATGCCACCCCGGTTGAAGACCCCAAACCCACCGAAGGCAGCTTCATCCTCCAGCTCTACCGGCTCGTCGCCAACGACACTGAATACGACGAACTGGTCGCCGACTTCCAACGCGGCGGCACCGGCTACGGCGACTTCAAAAAACGCCTTCTTTCCAAGCTGTGGGACTTCTTCGCCGAAGCCCGCGAACAACGCGAGACCATCCTCGCCAAGCCCGGTTATGTTGAAGACGTGCTCCAGCACGGTGCCAGCAAAGCCCGCGCCGTCGCCCGGCAGACTATTGACCGCGTCCGGGACGCCGTCGGCCTCTCTTCCGCAAAGTAG
- a CDS encoding DNA-binding protein — protein MSMFGYGDEPQRGTPPLHSEKIVGDRKIFFLDLKENDRGRFIKITEDVRGRRDTIMLPMEHAEDFLDALERILQVSRDSNGGE, from the coding sequence ATGAGTATGTTTGGGTATGGTGACGAGCCGCAACGCGGCACTCCTCCGTTGCACAGCGAGAAGATCGTGGGCGACAGGAAAATTTTCTTTCTCGATCTAAAAGAGAACGACCGCGGTCGTTTTATCAAGATCACAGAAGACGTGCGTGGTCGGCGAGACACCATCATGCTCCCCATGGAGCACGCAGAAGACTTTTTGGACGCCTTGGAGCGCATCCTTCAAGTCAGTCGCGATTCGAACGGCGGCGAATAG